Genomic segment of Gloeocapsa sp. PCC 7428:
GTCGCAATTGGCAACTGCAAAGCGCCAGCCAGGTGAAATTGCGGCGTTTGTAGAATTACACGTCGAACAAGGTGGTGTTTTAGAAAGTACAGGAGATGATGTTGGGGTTGTCATTGGCATTGTCGGACAGTATCGTCACCATGTCACTGTTACTGGGCGTCCGAACCATGCGGGAACAACGCCGATGAATATGCGTAAAGATGCTTTAGTCGCTGCATCGCAAATTGTCTTAGCTGTCAACAAGTTAGCAACCGAAACTCCAGGAGAACAGGTAGCGACAGTAGGTTACTTTAGTGTTTCTCCCAACGCAGCTAACATTGTACCGGCGAGGGTAGACTTGAAAATTGACTTGCGCGATATGTCCCAGACTCATTTAGAAGATATGGTAGCGCAGATCAAAAATCAACTTGTAGACATTGCGGCTGCAACGCAAACAGAAATCGAAATGACGCAGATGCTGCACGTTTTACCAACATTAGCTGCACCAGATATTCAAGCGGCGATCGCGCAAATTTGTCAGCATTTGGGCTTAAGCTATACCTACTTACCAAGTCGCGCGGGACACGATGCGCAAGAAATTGGTCGATTTGCGGATATGGGAATGATTTTTGTCCCTAGTCGCGCTGGAATTAGCCACGCTGAGGATGAATATACTTCGCCAGAACACTGCACGCAAGGCGCGAATGTCCTTTTGCAAACTTTTTTAAAGCTGGATGAAATTTATTGAGGAGTAAGCAGGCGTCTCGCCTGCACTAACTTTTTAGGCGGCTACAAATTTATTCCATGTTTAAATCTTAAGTCTTTTTCAGCTTGCGTACAAATTTCATTGATTTGGGAAACTCCTGTTCCAATCAAGCGTAGAGTACTACCATGTCACTTTAAATTTACTACAAATAGGCAGCTTCAGGAGCCTGCGCCGTGCGGGGATCGCCGAGTCCTCCGTTGTAGCAACTGGCGTGGGCAGAGGAGAAATGATTTGTCGTTTTTATTTGGTGAAAGAGAATTAAAAACGCTGAAAAAAGTGAAGAAATTTTTATGAAGTATTTGAAAGGGCTATAAGCAATACTACACAACTCATACTTCATTAAGTGCCACTTCATAAAAGTAGTAACGCATAGCGGAAAGCTACACAGCTTATTTTTAAGCTGACACGCTTAGTCGAGCCGAAAGCAATGCAGCACTACAACTTTTATTTTTTCTTTAGAAGATTAACAATTAATGTTTGAGTAAGTATCTTATTACTATATGCTTATTAAGCCATTTAATACTTGATAGTTATTTAAATAAAATAGTTTTGATTATTTGTATTTTCACCTGAATGAAATGAAATTGCTTGTTCAACTCTAGCTTGTGCGTTTTGATTCTATGTTCTGTAATATCTGCAAGTAACATCATTGTCCCTGAAAAATAGAGTTTTTGAGCATTAATTTCCTGAAGAAAACATAATTTTTCAGTAACAATAATCCAGAATACAAAGAACATCTGCAACAGCGATTAGCTCTGTAACAAAACGTCATGTATCGCGTGATTTGTAAACTTAAGTACATACGATTTATTCAGTAGCTAAAAGTTTGTTGTATTAGTTTACACAAAATCAAAGCATAAGTTATGTCAGCCAGCGAGTAAACCAATTTGCGTAAACTTGCTTGTGGTCTCGAGTTTGCAGCCAATTGTTGCCCTTGACGACATGAATTGCAAGAATCAGCACTCGGCTACTAACTTCTAGTCAAGGAAGTCTTGTAAATTATTAAGAGGATTGGCAACAGCTAGCGAGCTAAAGCCGATCGCAGGTTGAAGCGAAGGTGGGAAATATGTCGATAACCTCTGAAACTTCTATAGTCGGGCTGATTGTATTAGCAGCTTTTATGATACTGGGCTGGGGCTTTTATCGCGCTAGACCGTATGGCAAGCTAGGAATCATTGCCTGGTTACAGTCAGTGGTGTTAATGGCTCCGTGGTTACTGTTTTTTGGTTCATTCGCTGCGGGGATTTATATAAATATAGTGGGAATATTGTTTTTGTTAGTCGCTTCAGCCGCAGTCTATATTTTTCTGGGAAGACAACTGCGGGCGGCTGGTCAAGATGCGATTTTGCGATCGCGCGCAACCGAACGCCTTGCGAATGCAACTCAAGCCAACACCCAAACTGAAGAAACGACTCCACCCGCACAGCTACAACCCGAAGTCGTACCGATCGCTGATGCCGACTTAACGGCAATTCGCAGCATTTTTGGAGTTGATACTTTTTTTGCTACCGAAACAATTCCTTATCAAGAGGGAATTATCTTTAGGGGTAATCTGCGCGGAGAACCCGAAGCGGTTTTCCAAAAACTAAATAGCAATCTTCAACAACAATTAGGCGATCGCTATCGTCTGTTTTTAGTCGAAAACCTCGATGGTAAGCCGGTTGTGATTGTACTGCCTAGCCGTAACGACCCTCAGCCGACGACTGTACCACAAACAATCCTGGCAATTGCCTTACTCGTCGCCACGATTGCTACGTGTCTTGAAGCTGGGGGCATCTTGCTAGGGTTTGATTTCTTTACAAACTGGCAACGATTTTCAGAACCTTTACCAATTGCAGCGGGTATTTTAGCCGTTTTACTAACGCATGAACTCGGTCATCGCTTGATCGCACGGCGTTATCAAGTGCGTCTTAGCCCACCCTTTTTTCTGCCAACTTTACAAATCGGTGCTTTCGGTGCCATTACTCGATTTCAGTCAATATTACCCAACCGGAAAGTATTATTCGATGTCGCTTTCGCCGGACCTGCATTTGGCGGTGTTTTATCTTTCGTTATCTTGATCCTTGGTTTATTACTTTCTCGCTCTGAAAGTTTATTTCAAGTACCAACCGAGTTTTTTCAAGGGTCGATTTTAGTAGGAACAATTGCTCGTGTCATTTTAGGTTCGGCGCTGCAACAAAATATTGTTGCAGTTCACCCACTCACAGTGATTGGTTGGTTAGGTTTAGTTATTACAGCACTAAATTTAATGCCAGCAGGACAATTAGATGGCGGACGGATTGTGCAAG
This window contains:
- a CDS encoding site-2 protease family protein; the protein is MSITSETSIVGLIVLAAFMILGWGFYRARPYGKLGIIAWLQSVVLMAPWLLFFGSFAAGIYINIVGILFLLVASAAVYIFLGRQLRAAGQDAILRSRATERLANATQANTQTEETTPPAQLQPEVVPIADADLTAIRSIFGVDTFFATETIPYQEGIIFRGNLRGEPEAVFQKLNSNLQQQLGDRYRLFLVENLDGKPVVIVLPSRNDPQPTTVPQTILAIALLVATIATCLEAGGILLGFDFFTNWQRFSEPLPIAAGILAVLLTHELGHRLIARRYQVRLSPPFFLPTLQIGAFGAITRFQSILPNRKVLFDVAFAGPAFGGVLSFVILILGLLLSRSESLFQVPTEFFQGSILVGTIARVILGSALQQNIVAVHPLTVIGWLGLVITALNLMPAGQLDGGRIVQAIYGRKTAGRATIATLIVLAIASFANPLALYWAVVIVFLQRDLERPSQNELSEPDDARAALGLLALFLMVATLLPLTPALAGRLGIGG
- a CDS encoding Zn-dependent hydrolase — protein: MTVALIPVVNGDRLNRNISQLAEIGKLPGGGVSRVAFTAEDILARQLVQSWMIEAGMTVQIDAAGNIIGTYAGRQENAGALATGSHIDTVPVAGKFDGVLGVLAGIEVVHVLQENNIRLRHPIEVIVFTDEENSVLGCKAMAGTAVLDPGCYRRNDGTPIEACLARIGGDWSQLATAKRQPGEIAAFVELHVEQGGVLESTGDDVGVVIGIVGQYRHHVTVTGRPNHAGTTPMNMRKDALVAASQIVLAVNKLATETPGEQVATVGYFSVSPNAANIVPARVDLKIDLRDMSQTHLEDMVAQIKNQLVDIAAATQTEIEMTQMLHVLPTLAAPDIQAAIAQICQHLGLSYTYLPSRAGHDAQEIGRFADMGMIFVPSRAGISHAEDEYTSPEHCTQGANVLLQTFLKLDEIY